The Desulfonatronum sp. SC1 genome window below encodes:
- the treS gene encoding maltose alpha-D-glucosyltransferase: protein MPQIKQAKLVDDPLWYKDAIIYEVHIKAFFDSNSDGIGDLPGLTQKLDYLADLGITAIWLLPFYPSPLRDDGYDIADYFSVHPQYGTIKDFKIFLREAHKRGLRVITELVLNHTSDQHPWFQRARNSPPGSSWRNFYVWSDTPDKYQDARIIFKDFETSNWSWDPVAKSYYWHRFYSHQPDLNFDNPQVGKALFRVIDYWLKMGVDGMRLDAVPYLFEREGTNCENLPETHQYLRDLRAHIDVKYPNRMLLAEANQWPEDACAYFGEGDSCQMAFHFPLMPRLFMALHMEESHPIIDIFEQTPDIPDNCQWAFFLRNHDELTLEMVTDEERDYMYRMYARDPRARINLGIRRRLAPLLENDRKKINLLNAILFAMPGSVVLYYGDELGMGDNYYLGDRDGVRTPMQWSSDRNAGFSRANPQRLYLPVVIDPEYHFEAINVETQAQNQASLLWWNKRFISMYKRFRAFGRGDMEFLRPDNPKVLAFLRRHEGEHLLVVANLSRHCQSVDLDLGAYKDWIPEEVFSRNRFRPVVEGGYTLTLGSYGYYFFQMIRAEQLGLGGEVQDLPLLTIRSAEQDVWNGEVGERLEKDILPRFLPKRRWFRGKARTIQQVAIEDVLEFNHSDQASLVLILNVDYVEGAEERYVLPLTLSWGEDARDIVAEETAHVLSRIVRSTRHGEEQGVLFEAVHAPDFGKRLLKFLSKRQHLRGRQGELHAWPGRELRQRDILRLEPRLLRSEQSNSSMTYGSELILKIYRRLEQGPQPELELCRFLTERTSFRNIPLYAGSLTYHQAGAEDSVFGVLQQFVPSLGDAWSYSQDALERYVEAVLSLGAESAAPECPCGYWEAAHGSTPEAVTDLVGPFLEMIALLGRRTAELHIALASRSDDPTFAPEPFSYLYQRSVFQSLQNQLKTVFGLLRKNLKRLDEEQGVLAREVLETEKALLERFRTIHRHKIQASKIRIHGDYHLAQALYTGKDFVIIDFEGEPARALSERRLKRSALRDVAGMLRSFDYLAQMVLRDQVALRKTDEAVLAPWIAAWSSAVSGVFLKSYLELARGHVFLPDKDEEIKSLLEIFVLDKAVYELGYELNNRLDWVDLPLKGLKNLMEVPT from the coding sequence ATGCCCCAAATCAAGCAGGCCAAACTGGTCGACGATCCTCTCTGGTACAAGGACGCCATTATCTACGAAGTCCACATCAAGGCGTTTTTCGACAGCAACTCAGACGGAATCGGCGACTTGCCGGGATTGACCCAGAAGCTGGACTATCTGGCTGATTTGGGGATCACGGCCATCTGGCTGCTGCCCTTCTATCCCTCCCCGTTGCGCGACGACGGCTACGACATTGCCGACTATTTCAGCGTTCATCCCCAGTACGGGACCATCAAGGACTTCAAAATCTTTCTGCGCGAGGCGCACAAGCGCGGCCTGCGGGTGATCACGGAGTTGGTGCTCAACCACACTTCCGATCAGCACCCATGGTTCCAGCGGGCACGTAATTCTCCGCCCGGCTCCTCTTGGCGCAATTTTTACGTCTGGAGCGATACGCCGGACAAGTACCAGGACGCCCGGATCATCTTCAAGGATTTCGAGACGTCCAACTGGTCCTGGGACCCGGTGGCTAAATCCTACTACTGGCACCGCTTCTACTCCCATCAGCCGGACTTGAATTTCGACAACCCTCAGGTGGGCAAGGCCCTGTTCCGGGTGATCGATTACTGGCTGAAGATGGGCGTGGACGGGATGCGACTGGACGCCGTGCCCTATCTGTTCGAGCGCGAGGGAACCAACTGTGAAAATTTGCCCGAAACGCACCAGTATCTGCGGGACCTGAGGGCGCACATCGACGTCAAGTACCCCAACCGGATGCTCTTGGCAGAGGCCAATCAGTGGCCCGAGGACGCTTGCGCCTATTTCGGGGAAGGCGATTCCTGTCAGATGGCCTTTCACTTCCCGTTGATGCCCCGGCTGTTCATGGCCCTACACATGGAGGAGTCCCATCCGATCATCGATATTTTCGAGCAGACCCCGGACATCCCGGACAACTGTCAATGGGCCTTTTTCCTGCGCAATCACGATGAATTGACCCTGGAAATGGTCACCGACGAAGAACGGGACTACATGTACCGGATGTACGCCCGGGATCCCAGGGCGCGGATCAACCTGGGCATCCGCCGCAGACTGGCGCCGCTGCTGGAGAACGACCGCAAGAAGATCAATCTGCTCAACGCTATTCTTTTCGCCATGCCCGGTTCCGTCGTTCTCTATTACGGAGATGAGTTGGGCATGGGCGACAACTACTACCTGGGGGATCGGGACGGGGTGCGCACGCCCATGCAGTGGAGTTCGGACCGCAACGCCGGCTTTTCCCGAGCCAACCCCCAGCGTCTCTACCTGCCGGTGGTCATCGACCCGGAGTACCATTTCGAGGCCATCAACGTGGAGACCCAGGCCCAGAACCAGGCCTCGCTGCTGTGGTGGAACAAGCGGTTCATCTCTATGTACAAGCGGTTCCGGGCCTTCGGGCGGGGGGACATGGAGTTTCTGCGCCCGGATAATCCCAAGGTCCTGGCTTTTTTGCGCCGCCATGAGGGTGAACATCTCCTGGTCGTGGCCAACCTTTCCCGGCATTGTCAGTCCGTGGATCTGGACCTGGGGGCCTATAAAGATTGGATTCCCGAAGAGGTCTTCAGCCGCAACCGCTTCCGTCCGGTCGTGGAGGGCGGCTATACGCTGACCCTGGGGTCCTACGGCTACTACTTCTTCCAGATGATTCGGGCCGAGCAGCTCGGGCTGGGCGGAGAGGTCCAGGATCTGCCCCTGCTGACCATCCGTTCCGCGGAGCAGGACGTCTGGAACGGGGAGGTGGGAGAGCGGCTGGAAAAGGACATTCTGCCCAGATTTTTACCTAAACGCCGCTGGTTTCGAGGCAAGGCGCGCACGATTCAGCAGGTGGCCATCGAAGACGTCCTGGAGTTCAACCACTCCGACCAGGCTTCCCTGGTCCTGATTCTGAACGTGGACTATGTGGAGGGAGCGGAAGAGCGGTACGTTTTGCCACTGACCTTGTCCTGGGGCGAGGACGCGCGAGACATTGTCGCCGAGGAAACAGCGCACGTGCTCAGTCGGATCGTCAGAAGCACCCGCCATGGAGAGGAGCAGGGCGTGCTGTTCGAGGCCGTGCATGCCCCGGACTTCGGTAAGCGCCTGCTCAAGTTTTTGAGCAAGCGGCAGCACCTTCGAGGGCGTCAGGGCGAGCTGCATGCCTGGCCCGGCCGGGAACTGCGCCAGCGCGATATTTTACGCTTGGAGCCGCGGCTGTTGCGCTCCGAGCAGAGCAACTCATCCATGACCTACGGTTCCGAACTGATCCTGAAAATCTACCGTCGGCTGGAGCAAGGGCCTCAGCCGGAACTGGAACTGTGCCGCTTTCTCACTGAGCGGACCTCGTTCCGGAACATTCCGCTCTATGCCGGCTCCTTGACCTATCATCAAGCCGGGGCCGAGGATTCGGTTTTTGGGGTGCTTCAGCAGTTCGTTCCCAGCCTTGGGGACGCCTGGAGCTACAGCCAGGACGCTCTGGAACGGTACGTGGAAGCGGTATTGTCCCTGGGGGCGGAGTCGGCGGCCCCGGAGTGTCCGTGCGGGTACTGGGAAGCAGCCCATGGCAGCACTCCGGAGGCGGTGACCGACTTGGTCGGTCCGTTCCTGGAAATGATCGCCCTGTTGGGCAGACGAACCGCGGAGCTGCACATCGCCTTGGCCTCGCGGTCAGATGATCCGACCTTCGCTCCGGAACCTTTTTCCTACCTGTACCAACGCTCGGTGTTTCAGAGCCTGCAGAACCAGCTGAAAACGGTCTTTGGCTTGCTGCGCAAGAATCTGAAGCGGCTTGACGAAGAGCAGGGCGTTCTGGCCCGTGAGGTTCTGGAAACGGAAAAAGCCCTCCTGGAGCGGTTCCGGACCATTCATCGGCATAAGATTCAAGCTTCAAAAATCCGGATTCACGGGGACTACCACCTGGCTCAAGCCCTGTACACCGGCAAGGACTTCGTGATCATCGACTTCGAGGGCGAACCGGCTCGGGCCTTGAGCGAACGTCGTCTGAAACGCTCGGCCCTGCGGGACGTGGCCGGGATGCTGCGCTCCTTCGATTATCTGGCCCAGATGGTCCTGCGCGACCAGGTCGCCCTGCGCAAGACCGACGAGGCCGTGCTCGCTCCGTGGATCGCCGCCTGGTCTTCGGCGGTTTCCGGCGTATTTTTGAAGAGCTATCTGGAGCTGGCCCGCGGACACGTTTTTCTCCCGGACAAGGACGAGGAGATCAAAAGCTTGCTGGAGATTTTCGTCCTGGACAAGGCGGTCTACGAGTTGGGCTACGAACTGAACAATCGCCTGGATTGGGTGGATCTCCCGCTCAAAGGCTTGAAAAACCTCATGGAGGTGCCGACATGA
- the glgB gene encoding 1,4-alpha-glucan branching protein GlgB, translating to MNHVIPGVSLFTETDSYLFKEGRHFRLYDKLGSHPMEVDGRWGALFAVWAPNAERVSVIGDFNGWNHDAHVLHPRWDGSGIWEGFIPDVHPWQLYKYHIRSRHHLYSTDRADPFARHTEIPPNTSSVVWDLKYQWHDDQWMRERGLRNALHAPQSVYEVHLGSWQRVPEESNRYLTYRELATRLTRYVRDMGFTHVEFLPVMEHPFYGSWGYQTLGYFAPTSRFGPPQDFMYLVDQLHQNGIGVILDWVPSHFPGDGHGLAYFDGTHLFEHSDPRQGYHPDWNSYIFNYGRNEVRSFLISSALFWLDKYHIDGLRVDAVASMLYLDYSRENGEWIPNQYGGRENIEAIEFLRALNEAVYTNFPDTQTAAEESTAWPMVSRPTDVGGLGFGMKWNMGWMHDTLDYLSLDPVHRRHHHNQLTFSIWYSFAENFVLPMSHDEVVYGKGSLLNKMPGDDWQKRANLRLLFGYMFGHPGKKLLFMGAEFGQWSEWAHEQSLQWHLLHQPEHEGLRRWVQDLNHLYRAEPALYELDFDQNGFSWVDCNDADQSVISFLRRGACTQDLILVVANFTPVPRENYRVGVPRGGFWREIMNSDAQEYGGGGMGNMGGVEASPLPSHGQYSSLALTLPPLGVMFFKSDGPDDGDVVCRNELYAEIPESPTVDFFLKKLS from the coding sequence ATGAACCACGTCATTCCCGGCGTCAGCCTGTTTACGGAAACGGATAGTTATCTCTTCAAGGAAGGCCGGCATTTTAGGCTCTACGACAAGCTCGGCTCCCATCCCATGGAAGTGGACGGCCGTTGGGGAGCCTTGTTCGCGGTCTGGGCTCCCAATGCCGAGCGGGTCAGCGTGATCGGGGACTTCAATGGATGGAACCACGACGCCCACGTGCTGCACCCCCGGTGGGATGGTTCCGGGATCTGGGAGGGGTTCATCCCGGACGTCCATCCTTGGCAGCTTTACAAGTACCACATCCGATCCCGGCACCATCTATACAGCACGGACCGGGCCGACCCCTTCGCCCGGCACACCGAGATTCCTCCGAACACGTCTTCCGTGGTTTGGGATCTGAAGTACCAGTGGCACGACGACCAGTGGATGCGTGAACGCGGGCTGCGCAACGCCCTGCACGCCCCCCAATCCGTCTACGAGGTTCACCTGGGGTCCTGGCAACGGGTGCCTGAGGAGTCCAACCGCTATCTGACCTACCGCGAACTGGCCACCCGGTTGACCAGGTACGTCCGGGATATGGGCTTCACCCACGTGGAATTTCTGCCGGTGATGGAGCATCCCTTCTACGGCTCCTGGGGCTACCAGACCTTGGGGTATTTCGCGCCGACCTCCCGGTTCGGTCCACCCCAGGACTTCATGTACCTCGTGGACCAGCTCCACCAGAACGGAATCGGCGTGATCCTGGACTGGGTGCCTTCTCATTTTCCGGGGGACGGACACGGCTTGGCCTATTTTGACGGCACCCATCTTTTTGAACATTCCGATCCCCGACAGGGCTACCATCCGGACTGGAATAGTTATATCTTCAACTACGGACGCAATGAAGTGCGTTCCTTCCTGATCAGTTCGGCCCTGTTCTGGCTGGACAAGTATCATATTGACGGCCTGCGGGTGGATGCCGTGGCCTCCATGCTCTACCTGGACTACTCCCGTGAGAATGGAGAATGGATTCCCAACCAATACGGCGGGCGGGAAAACATCGAGGCCATCGAGTTTCTGCGCGCCCTGAACGAGGCCGTGTACACCAACTTCCCGGATACCCAGACTGCTGCGGAGGAATCCACGGCCTGGCCCATGGTCTCTCGGCCCACGGATGTCGGCGGGTTGGGGTTTGGCATGAAATGGAATATGGGTTGGATGCACGACACCCTGGACTATCTATCCCTGGACCCGGTGCATCGCAGGCATCATCACAACCAGTTGACCTTCAGCATCTGGTATTCTTTTGCCGAGAATTTCGTCCTGCCCATGTCCCACGACGAAGTGGTCTACGGGAAGGGATCGCTGCTGAACAAAATGCCTGGGGATGATTGGCAAAAACGAGCCAACCTGCGGCTCTTGTTCGGGTACATGTTCGGTCATCCCGGCAAGAAGCTGCTGTTCATGGGCGCGGAGTTTGGGCAGTGGTCCGAATGGGCCCACGAGCAGAGCTTACAGTGGCATTTGCTGCACCAGCCGGAACACGAGGGCTTGCGGCGTTGGGTGCAGGACTTGAATCATCTTTACCGGGCCGAACCGGCCTTGTATGAACTGGATTTCGACCAGAACGGGTTTTCCTGGGTGGATTGCAACGACGCGGATCAGAGCGTGATCAGCTTCCTGCGCCGAGGTGCCTGCACCCAGGATCTGATCCTGGTGGTGGCCAACTTTACCCCGGTACCCCGTGAAAATTACCGGGTCGGGGTGCCGCGGGGCGGGTTCTGGCGGGAGATCATGAACAGCGACGCTCAGGAATACGGAGGCGGCGGCATGGGCAACATGGGCGGCGTGGAAGCCTCACCCCTGCCCAGCCATGGCCAGTATTCCTCCCTGGCTTTGACGTTGCCGCCGCTGGGCGTGATGTTTTTCAAGAGCGACGGTCCCGACGACGGGGACGTGGTGTGCCGGAACGAACTTTACGCCGAAATTCCCGAGTCGCCCACCGTGGATTTTTTTCTCAAGAAGCTGAGCTGA